The window CCACAATTGAAATACAATACAGCCCGATTTGTTGATGGATCGAAGATTATTGTAGGGTCTTGTGATGGATTGATATGAATAGAGATTGGCGATGGTAACCTAGCTTTATATAATCGTATAAGAACTAGAGAACCGTAGTTTGCCAAGTCTCGAGTATGATGAAGAGACCAAATATGGTCCTAGCTTTTATGGACTCGGCTGTGATTCTttgctaataataaaaatctcattttctgAGATTTCATCTTTTGCTTGAATTTTTTGGCTATTTAGAATCTttggaattgaattcaattccaaGATTTAAATCAATTCTTTAGTTAGAAATTCTTTTgagatattaatttgaattcaaaatataattacagtaattctttttagaattaacattaaaaataatattacaaaaacaCCTTTAATAACACAAACCCCTTTCCaaattttcattcaaaagaGACACTAAAGAATTGACGCCATTTTCATCGTCGTCTTCCTGAATAGCTGCACTGGATTTCATTGTTTGTGATGAAAGTGATGTTTTTTCCACCAACAACAAAGGGAATATGGCCAAGATATAGTTTTTTCATAAGCAATTCCAAGGCCCTTGTAAACTGATGAAGAATTGTTTCTCCTACAAATATTTTTAGgctcttcttgtttttatttttaagtccAGATGGCTTGACCATCGAAGTAATTCCTGTTGCAAACACAAATTACTAGCAATTTGCGGGGCTgacaaaattattataaattaaatttaaatcatatgtgtaattgaattcaattctacatatgatttgatttgaaatacaaaccaatcaaaaatctttttgtttattgGTCACATGTTTCCCGAATAAACTTTGTGTCCCCTTCAGCAGCCTAGCAATGCATCCTGCATACCAACCATTAGTCCCTCATCGACATACTCACCACGCATCGCCGAGCAAGGATTATACCCTCTGAATTCAAAGGTTATAATTGGATGCACTCGAATCCAACTGCCATACTCGGATATGGTCGAATCGAACTATTAACCTGATGCAATACCCTTAGCCAAACCTAATCTATTTGCCACCAATTACAaagacaaaatataaattaaatgaaagctGACCTCTTGGTAATTTTCAGTTTGTAAGCTAGAttatcctttatatatatatatatatatatatatatatatatatatatatatatatataatccttcTGATTAATTCATGTGTATATCTTCCTCcaaatccttataaaaaaaaggcaatctTCACATCTAATTATTCAAGATACAGATCTTTTGTAACTATAATTTCTAGTACTAATTTGATTGTTGTTAGCTTCACTGCAAgagaaaagatatatatttaaccaattacctttttttaattattaaaatcccTTCACAACTAATCTCACTTTATAGCATTTTCTCACATCATGTTCTTTCTTTACTTTATACAAAGCTTTATCAAGAATTTTAAGCTAAGCATTTTCTATTAGAAGAATATAATTCAATGGTGAGAAACATTGTAGAAGCTTGATATTCTCATAAGACCTTCAAACAATCTTTGCTAATATTTATGGCTCCACCCgtgaattaatattttctgtcattattatttctttacatAATACTCTCTCGGTACTTCATCTATATTAAATGCCTCAGTTGTCTTTATTCCATGTATACACCTACCAAATctttttctgcattttctttatACATTACCTTCTTATTAAATATGACATTTTTacttctggttttttttttgttttccttatactaaaattaatatcctaaCTCATTAGTGCGATATACAATAAAGGTACATTATAACTAAAAAGTTacttataaagtaaaaaaaaaaaacttcagaaagaaattgaattttccaTAGTTGAATCCTTGGTTATCAGTATGATTAGGCTTGACCGCGAGTCCACAAAGTTTTCTATAAAACAAGTCTCTTGTTGGCATAGGGGATCCTCCGGTACTTAAGTCAGTAAATTTAAGATGAACGTAATgtgtatgaaaataaattaaagagaaatgtatgtatgaagaaacaaaaaagtctATGGTTTAGGCCCAGAATGACATGGTTAACTTATATAGTCTAGAATGGCATGACTGGgctttaattggtttttatgaCTAGCTTTGATGGTAAAGAATGTGAATGTATGTTATCATGCCTAGTCTTCAATGGCTAAGTAGAGCTTTGACCAAGGATGAAATCCAAATTTTGCAAAGTGTCTGGATGTATTTATATACATCCAAGATAGTGATGTATAATGTTATTGGTACAAAAAATGGTATCTCCTCTGTATAACAAAAGTTGTGTGCACATAGAAAAAATGTGTATGAAAAGTATATGAAAAACTGCATAAAATGGTATGCTAGGATAAGACTAAAGAGATTGGGGTCGGTGTCAATCTTGGATTGGAATTTCAGCCATTTAAGTTGGAACTTGAGATTGGTTGGAAAAAGCTCAATTGTTTGGACATGACCCAAATGGttagaattatttttgaaaaatctgaGAATGATCAGTTTGAACCCCAAATCTCATTAGTGTTGATAATGTTACTCCATTTTGttgcaattaaaaatattttataagaagggtaaaatgaaaatcaatagTACTTTGGTAATTTGAAGGAAATATAGGATTGTGAGAAGGTCAGTAATAATATCACTAAGTGCATCTTTTCAGGTATAAGTGGCAGATCAGATAGGTCCATGCCTTCTATGGTTAGGTGCGATAGCCTATTATTCAACTTTGACAAGACAAATCATCTAGTGGCACTATAAATACCATATATCAGGCAACCTATAGAAAAACACCACCATTTTAGGAACTGAAGATTGAAATGAACGGTTAGCAATACTTGTACGATATAAATGTGGGAATGAATAGTGCATCACATTTTTACTATCTCTACTACATCTAGCTTTAATACTTGGCATAATTTGCTTTTGTGTTTGGAACTGTGTTTAAGTGcattttaaaagtgtgtttagtttgaaaaaacattaaattgattttttttagtgtttttcaatagttttgatatgttaatgttaaaaataaaaaataaaaaaatattttactatcttttcaaataaaaaatatttttaaaaaacatatcataccacaataccaaatataCACGTTAACTCAAATGAATTTATGATGGATTTGGTCCACAGAGTTATAATCAATGTGCCTGTGTTTTTTGTTGGATGTTTTAACTTTTTACATTGTTATTTGATCTAAATGTTTattagctattttttaaaaagtaaactgCAAGTTAATATCTTGTTCTTAACTTCATTTTAAAATGTTtcttacaatttaaaattgtaGTGTAGTTCCAACcttaatcaagtttaattttagcAACAAGCTTAATAtctaaatttatcaaatataaaaaaaaaaatggagggcCTAGATGAAACTCTATAGGATTTCATTTTGGATGATCCCTAAGATTCATATCgctaattttttagaaacaaataatggttttttgtttatttttttactttttattattttatctttgattcAATGGACACTAGCTATTATGCTTAGATATTTAACTAATAtattcatttatgattttttaagtttttattttaaaaactctttTAGCTCTGTTTCTACCtcttaatttctatatatatatatatatatatatatatatatatatatatatagatgcagGCTTTTCTctgtttccttttgtttttatataaaaaagtagttataataatatttgagattatgattgtatttttttaaaatattttttatttgaaaatatattaaaataatattttattattattttttaaaatttatttttaacactagcatattaaaaaaatttaaaatcataaaaaaataattttaaaacacaaaaggcAAATAAACTATAAATCACTATCCATTTTTGTTGGCTAAATCATAATATTCTAAACTTTTTGTAGTGATTTGATATTAACTTTAACGCAGAggattgattttatatataccaAAAATTAGTCTAGAAAAACACCCTGAttatttcataaacaaaaaaatcgaACTGCTATTCTCGGTTTCTCTCTCCACGCATCATCTGGATTGCAAAGATTCAGTCTTTAGCTCGACCCTGCCTTAGAAATTTCACCTGGTAGGCACTCTCTCTCTGTCGCCTCTCCAAGCCCTTACACAACTTAACTTTCTTGCCTCCTTCTCGTGACTTGGATTTGCTTAATCTTGCGCTGTGTTTGAATTCTAGGGTttcaccaaaaaagaaaagagatttttttatgatcttaGGGTTTCAATCAGCTGTGGGATTAATTtgggtctttttttctttactgggttaataaatattatagtgGAAATTATAACCCCGTgaatgaaaattatgaaaaagcaaaaaacttggattttttttgcatGGTTGCGTTTTTATGATTGAGAGAGCTAAGAAGGTTTTCTTTTGATAACCAAATGATGTTGTTCTGCTGCTTGCTTTTCTCTAATTGATTGGTTAACTTGTTGGATTAACACTTGGAGACTTGTTCAGGTGTTACTAGAAGTCTGTGTAGTGTATTGGGAGGACAATGGCTGATTTAGAAAATTTGCTGCTTGAGGCGGCGGGAAGGACTGGGAAATCAGGAAGAAACAGGAATTCGATACTGCCTTCCAGGAGGCGAAAACGCGAGGGTTCATATTCTGATGGTGGAAGTGATTCTAGAGATGATGATTCTGATGATGATCGCGGGTATGCGAATAGGAAGCCATCAGGGTCTCAAGTGCCTTTGAAGAAGAGATTGGAGACTAACGAGAGGGATGAGGAGGAGGGTAGTCAGGATGAAGGTGATTATGATGGTGTTGGTTCGGATCGTGGGGGTGGAAGTAGTGATGAATCTGATATTGGTGATGATCTTTACAAAGATGAGGATGATAGAAAGAAGCTTGCTCAAATGAGTGAACTTGACAGGGAGTTGATATTGGCGGATCGAGCAGACAAGAAAGGGGATAAGCATTTGACTGAGAAGATTAGATTGAAAAGGGACAATGATAAGCCAACCCGATCTAGAAAAGAGACTCCACCTCTTCCATCGTCTCGTGGAGTGCGTTCATCAGCTAGGTCTGCTGACAGGGCAGCTGCTAAAGATGATGCATTGAATGAATTGAGAGCAAAACGTTTAAAGCAGCAGGATCCTGAGGCTCATCGCAAGTTGAGGGATGTGTCTAGAGGATCCGCTGGCAGCCGGGGTTTTTCAcaagtcaagaaaaataatttcactTCAGCAAGTCTGAGTAGCTCCAGTAGTGAGAGTGGAAGTAGATCTCACAGTGAGGATGAAGGGTCAACAGGTGATGGTGGAATGGCAGACAGTGATGAGGATGTGGAACCCGGGTCCAAGGGACCAACTTATGaagatataaaagaaattaccaTTCGGAGAACCAAACTTGCGAAATGGTTTATGGAGCCTTGGTTTGAAGAATTGATTATTGGTTGTTTCGTGAGGGTTGGGATAGGTAGGTCAAAGTCTGGGCCTGTGTACAGGCTCTGCATGGTCCGGAATGTTGATGCTGCTGAACCTGACAAGCCATACAAGCTGGAGAACAAATCAACTTATAAGTATTTGAATGTTACTTGGGGTTCTGACACCTCTGCTGCCAGGTGGCAGATGGCTATGGTTTCAGATTCTGGACCAACTGAGGAAGAGTATAAACAGTGGGTTAGAGAGGTGGAGTGTGGTGGTGGCAGGTTGCCAAGCAAACAGGATATCTTGGAAAAGAAGGAGGCCATAAGAAAATCAAACACTTTTGTGTACTCGGCAGCCACTGTGAAGCAGATGTTGCAGGAGAAAAAATCTGCCTCGTCGAGACCATTAAATGTCGCTGCTGAGAAGGACAGGTTGAGGAGGGAGTTGGAAATTGCGCAGAGCAAGCATGACGAGGCAGAGGTAGAGAGGATCAATGCAAGAATTGAGGAACTGGAGGCATCTCGGCAGGCTAAGGTGAAAGATGCTAAGGCTATTAGGTTGGCAGAAATGAACAGAAAGAACAGAGTTGAGAATTTTAGAAATGCATCCGAAATGAAGCCAGTAAATACAGGTCTAAAAGCCGGGGAAGCTGGGTATGATCCATTTTCAAGGAGATGGACTAGGTCAAGGAAttattatgtttcaaaacctGCTGAAGCAGATGATCCCGTTGCAACTAAAATTAGCGAGGCAAATGAGACAGTGGCAGTTGCAGCTAGTAATCAAGTTGTAGCAGGGGTGATGTCAGAGGCTGGTGTGGCTGCTACAGAAGCTGCCTTGGAAGCGGCAGCTGATGCTGGGAAGTTGGTTGATACCAGTGCTCCTGTGGATCAAGGCACTGAGTCAAATACAATGCACAGCTTTGAGCTTGAAATCTCACTTATTGCACTGCAGGAGTTTGGAGGACCTCAGGGCGCTCAGGCAGGGTTCATGGCTAGGAAACAGAGGATAGAAGCAACTGTTGGATGCCGCGTCCCTGAGAATGATGGGAGAAGACACGCACTGACCTTGACGGTTGG of the Populus nigra chromosome 7, ddPopNigr1.1, whole genome shotgun sequence genome contains:
- the LOC133699676 gene encoding protein RTF1 homolog, which encodes MADLENLLLEAAGRTGKSGRNRNSILPSRRRKREGSYSDGGSDSRDDDSDDDRGYANRKPSGSQVPLKKRLETNERDEEEGSQDEGDYDGVGSDRGGGSSDESDIGDDLYKDEDDRKKLAQMSELDRELILADRADKKGDKHLTEKIRLKRDNDKPTRSRKETPPLPSSRGVRSSARSADRAAAKDDALNELRAKRLKQQDPEAHRKLRDVSRGSAGSRGFSQVKKNNFTSASLSSSSSESGSRSHSEDEGSTGDGGMADSDEDVEPGSKGPTYEDIKEITIRRTKLAKWFMEPWFEELIIGCFVRVGIGRSKSGPVYRLCMVRNVDAAEPDKPYKLENKSTYKYLNVTWGSDTSAARWQMAMVSDSGPTEEEYKQWVREVECGGGRLPSKQDILEKKEAIRKSNTFVYSAATVKQMLQEKKSASSRPLNVAAEKDRLRRELEIAQSKHDEAEVERINARIEELEASRQAKVKDAKAIRLAEMNRKNRVENFRNASEMKPVNTGLKAGEAGYDPFSRRWTRSRNYYVSKPAEADDPVATKISEANETVAVAASNQVVAGVMSEAGVAATEAALEAAADAGKLVDTSAPVDQGTESNTMHSFELEISLIALQEFGGPQGAQAGFMARKQRIEATVGCRVPENDGRRHALTLTVGDYKRRRGLL